A genomic window from Sphingobacterium spiritivorum includes:
- a CDS encoding NAD(P)-dependent oxidoreductase produces MKVALIGASGYVGSHILKELVHRGHHVTAIARNTDQIEKNEHILAVQNDVNDSNALAAILKGSDAVISAYNAGWTNPSIYEDYTAGARSIQEAVEHAGIKRFIVIGGAGSLLTEAGTRIVDAPDFPAEIKPGALAAADYYEVIRRSNDLDWTLFSPAIEMSPASPGTRTGTYRTDLDHPVTDQEGRSRLSVEDVAVAIADELEKPQFIKKRFTAAY; encoded by the coding sequence ATGAAAGTAGCATTAATCGGAGCTTCAGGATATGTAGGTTCACATATCTTAAAAGAATTAGTACATAGAGGACATCATGTAACCGCTATAGCAAGAAACACAGATCAGATAGAGAAGAATGAGCATATTCTCGCTGTACAGAATGATGTCAATGACAGCAATGCACTGGCAGCTATCCTCAAAGGAAGCGATGCAGTGATCTCTGCCTACAATGCAGGATGGACCAATCCTTCTATCTATGAAGATTATACTGCCGGAGCCAGATCCATTCAGGAGGCTGTAGAGCACGCAGGTATCAAGAGATTTATCGTGATTGGCGGAGCCGGCAGTTTGCTGACTGAAGCCGGAACAAGAATTGTAGATGCGCCTGATTTTCCGGCAGAGATCAAACCGGGAGCGTTGGCTGCAGCAGATTACTATGAAGTCATCCGTAGATCCAATGACCTCGACTGGACTTTATTCAGTCCGGCTATTGAGATGAGCCCAGCCTCTCCGGGCACACGGACAGGTACTTATCGCACAGATCTTGATCATCCTGTAACGGATCAGGAAGGTCGCTCACGTCTGTCTGTAGAAGATGTAGCTGTTGCAATCGCCGATGAATTGGAGAAACCACAGTTTATCAAAAAGCGTTTCACAGCCGCTTATTAA
- a CDS encoding Rrf2 family transcriptional regulator, with translation MFSNLHFATATHIIALLMLERDAWLSSDYIAGSINVNPVVVRKEIRKLKEAQLVISKEGKNGGVRIAEDINKKTLADVYKATLASDEKGKYNNPNPNCPVGKNINSYLSIVYNDIEEQHITYLNQISIQDLSSYFNNK, from the coding sequence ATGTTCAGTAATTTACATTTTGCCACCGCTACCCATATTATCGCCCTCCTGATGCTGGAGCGTGATGCGTGGCTGTCATCGGACTATATAGCCGGAAGCATTAATGTAAATCCGGTAGTTGTACGAAAAGAGATCAGAAAACTCAAAGAAGCACAACTTGTTATAAGCAAAGAAGGCAAAAACGGTGGTGTACGAATAGCAGAAGACATAAACAAAAAAACACTGGCAGATGTTTATAAAGCAACATTGGCATCAGATGAAAAGGGTAAATACAACAATCCGAATCCCAATTGTCCGGTGGGAAAAAACATCAACAGCTACCTGTCAATCGTTTACAACGATATTGAAGAGCAACATATTACTTATTTAAATCAAATCAGTATTCAGGATTTATCCTCATATTTTAACAATAAATAA
- a CDS encoding M1 family metallopeptidase, with amino-acid sequence MNKKSCAGISLALALICSQLNETVAQDNTSRYNYTQAFSPQFYTSNGNSYRSASGKPGDQYWQNAASYSIKARLSDTDKKVSGNVTITYTNNSPDRLDYIWLQLDQNLFKSDSRGQSTVPLNNSRYGDAASQFEGGYNLTSVQLNGKDLKYEVSDTRMKIKLPQPLDPKGGQVQFTIDYSYTVPQYGADRTGILPTAAGDIYAIAQWYPRMAVYDDILGWNTDPYSGPGEFYLEYGDFNVEITAPADHIVVMGGELLNPQEVWTAEQLKRYQLAQTSDQTVIIRSTAEVANKNSRPAKKELTWKYSLKNARDVAWASSKAFIIDAAKINLPSGKKSLAISAYPKESDGQQAWSRSTEYTKSSIEYYSEKWFEYPYPVAVNVASNVGGMEYPALSFCGSSAKNAGLWGVTDHEFGHNWFPMIVGSNERLHGWMDEGFNTFINGLSREAFNKGEYDKSIGSRNKMAQGFNSPSLEPVMSTPQNMQERNIGTLVYYKPGFGLRLLRDEVIGAERFDEAFRTYIRDWAFKHPTPNDFFRTIENVTGENLGWFWRGWFLNNWKLDQAIRKVEYAKFNAANGALITIDNLEKLPMPVVIEATTVSGKKIRKKLPVDIWQRNTSWTFLLDSKEELSSVVIDPDQVYPDINPENNTWSKK; translated from the coding sequence ATGAATAAAAAATCTTGCGCCGGGATTTCTTTAGCTTTAGCATTGATCTGTTCTCAATTGAATGAGACTGTCGCTCAAGACAATACAAGCAGATATAATTATACACAAGCATTCAGCCCGCAGTTTTACACTTCCAATGGCAACTCCTACCGCTCTGCAAGCGGTAAACCCGGAGACCAGTACTGGCAAAATGCTGCCAGTTACAGCATAAAAGCCAGGTTAAGTGATACCGATAAAAAAGTAAGCGGTAACGTCACCATTACCTATACCAACAACAGTCCGGACCGTCTGGATTATATCTGGCTGCAGCTTGATCAGAATCTGTTTAAAAGTGATTCCAGAGGGCAGAGCACTGTCCCTCTGAACAATAGCCGGTACGGAGATGCCGCATCACAGTTTGAGGGAGGATACAATCTTACATCTGTTCAGCTTAATGGAAAGGATCTTAAATACGAAGTTTCCGACACGCGTATGAAAATCAAACTGCCACAACCGCTTGATCCAAAAGGAGGACAAGTACAGTTTACGATTGATTATTCCTATACTGTGCCACAGTATGGTGCTGACAGAACCGGAATACTCCCCACTGCGGCCGGAGATATTTATGCTATTGCCCAGTGGTATCCGCGTATGGCCGTATACGATGACATATTAGGATGGAATACAGATCCCTATTCCGGTCCGGGAGAGTTTTACTTAGAATATGGGGATTTTAATGTGGAAATCACGGCACCAGCTGATCACATAGTCGTCATGGGAGGTGAACTGCTCAATCCTCAGGAAGTGTGGACTGCAGAACAACTCAAGCGTTATCAGCTGGCCCAAACTTCTGATCAGACGGTGATCATCCGTAGTACTGCTGAAGTTGCAAATAAAAACTCAAGACCAGCAAAGAAAGAACTGACATGGAAGTATTCGTTAAAGAATGCCAGAGACGTAGCATGGGCTTCTTCGAAAGCATTTATTATTGATGCAGCAAAAATCAACCTTCCAAGTGGAAAAAAATCGCTGGCCATATCAGCCTATCCAAAGGAAAGTGACGGACAGCAAGCCTGGTCGCGCTCTACTGAATATACCAAATCTTCTATAGAATATTATTCAGAAAAATGGTTTGAATACCCCTATCCGGTAGCCGTAAATGTGGCTTCTAATGTTGGAGGCATGGAATATCCTGCCCTGTCATTTTGCGGTTCCTCAGCCAAAAATGCAGGACTGTGGGGAGTAACGGATCACGAATTCGGGCACAACTGGTTTCCGATGATAGTCGGTTCGAATGAACGTCTTCACGGATGGATGGACGAAGGATTTAATACATTTATAAACGGATTGTCCCGGGAAGCCTTTAATAAAGGTGAATATGATAAAAGTATAGGTAGCCGAAATAAAATGGCTCAGGGATTCAACTCTCCTTCTCTGGAACCTGTTATGTCTACCCCGCAGAATATGCAGGAACGTAATATTGGCACCCTGGTTTATTACAAACCAGGCTTTGGTCTGCGTTTGTTGCGGGATGAAGTAATCGGTGCAGAACGTTTTGACGAGGCCTTCCGAACATACATTCGCGACTGGGCATTCAAGCATCCTACCCCGAATGATTTCTTCCGAACAATTGAAAATGTAACCGGAGAAAATCTGGGCTGGTTTTGGAGAGGATGGTTTCTCAATAACTGGAAACTGGATCAGGCCATCAGAAAAGTAGAATATGCAAAATTCAATGCCGCTAACGGTGCGCTGATTACTATAGACAATCTTGAAAAACTACCTATGCCTGTTGTTATAGAAGCGACAACAGTATCCGGAAAAAAGATACGCAAAAAATTACCGGTCGATATATGGCAACGTAATACTTCGTGGACTTTTCTTTTAGACTCTAAAGAAGAATTAAGCTCAGTCGTGATCGATCCGGATCAGGTATATCCGGATATAAATCCCGAAAATAACACTTGGTCTAAGAAATAG
- a CDS encoding ArsC family reductase codes for MLHVYGIKNCNTVKKALDYLTNHKLDYTFHDFKKEGVSDEQLKKWEKQVDWEKLVNKKGTTWKKLTDEEKEAVTDAASANKTLIANTSMIKRPVIEYTSGLILGFDEDEYNQKLK; via the coding sequence ATGCTTCACGTTTACGGAATAAAAAATTGCAATACAGTAAAAAAAGCCCTCGATTATCTGACAAATCACAAACTTGATTACACCTTTCACGATTTTAAAAAAGAAGGAGTGTCGGATGAGCAATTAAAAAAATGGGAAAAACAGGTCGATTGGGAAAAATTAGTCAATAAAAAAGGAACAACCTGGAAAAAACTGACTGATGAAGAAAAAGAAGCTGTCACAGATGCTGCTTCAGCCAATAAAACACTTATCGCAAATACCAGTATGATCAAAAGACCTGTCATTGAATATACTTCAGGTCTGATTTTAGGTTTTGACGAGGACGAATACAATCAGAAATTGAAATAA
- the fbaA gene encoding class II fructose-bisphosphate aldolase yields the protein MSLKDFKGVLTGDQVQELFEIAKKHKFALPAVNIIGTNSINAVMETAKAVNSPVIIQLSNGGAQFYAGKTLNNDNLKACVLGAVSAAQHVHLLAEHYGVAVILHTDHAAKKLLPWIDGLLEAGEKFFAQHGKPLFSSHMLDLSEEPIEENLEISKKYLERMKPLGMTIEIELGVTGGEEDGVDNSDVDSSKLYTQPEEVAYAFEELSKISDKFTVAAAFGNVHGVYKPGNVKLQPVILHNSQEYVKEKFGLNAEKPVNFVFHGGSGSSAEEIEEAISYGAIKMNIDTDMQWAFWDGVRGYEAKNHDYLQGQIGNPEGADSPNKKYYDPRVWLRKGEEAFVTRLTQAFEELNAVDVNSKL from the coding sequence ATGAGCCTAAAAGATTTTAAAGGTGTGTTGACCGGCGATCAAGTTCAAGAGTTATTTGAAATTGCTAAAAAACACAAATTCGCATTACCAGCAGTTAATATTATCGGTACTAATTCTATTAATGCTGTAATGGAAACAGCGAAAGCTGTAAACTCTCCTGTGATTATCCAACTTTCAAACGGAGGAGCACAATTTTATGCAGGAAAAACATTAAACAATGACAATTTAAAGGCTTGCGTATTAGGAGCAGTTTCTGCAGCACAGCATGTTCATCTTTTGGCTGAGCACTATGGTGTTGCTGTTATTCTGCACACTGACCATGCTGCTAAAAAATTATTACCCTGGATAGACGGATTGTTGGAGGCAGGTGAGAAATTCTTTGCTCAACACGGCAAACCTTTATTCTCTTCACATATGCTGGATCTTTCTGAAGAGCCTATTGAAGAAAATCTTGAAATCTCTAAAAAATATCTGGAGCGTATGAAACCGCTTGGTATGACCATCGAAATCGAACTTGGTGTAACCGGTGGTGAAGAAGACGGTGTCGACAACTCGGATGTTGACAGCTCTAAATTATATACTCAACCGGAAGAGGTAGCGTATGCATTTGAAGAATTATCTAAAATTTCTGACAAATTCACTGTTGCTGCAGCTTTTGGTAATGTACATGGTGTATACAAACCCGGAAATGTAAAATTGCAGCCTGTTATTTTGCATAATTCTCAGGAGTATGTAAAAGAAAAATTCGGATTGAATGCAGAGAAGCCTGTTAATTTTGTATTCCACGGTGGTTCTGGTTCTTCGGCTGAAGAGATTGAAGAAGCAATTTCATACGGAGCGATCAAAATGAATATCGATACGGATATGCAGTGGGCTTTCTGGGATGGTGTTCGCGGATACGAGGCTAAAAACCATGATTACCTACAGGGACAGATCGGCAATCCGGAAGGAGCAGATTCACCAAACAAAAAATATTACGACCCGCGTGTGTGGTTGCGTAAAGGTGAAGAAGCGTTTGTAACCCGTCTTACACAGGCTTTCGAAGAATTAAACGCTGTAGATGTAAACAGCAAACTGTAA
- a CDS encoding tyrosine-type recombinase/integrase, whose amino-acid sequence MYQQRFLNFLRFEKRYSNHTIEAYTHELNVFFTFLQDQGVPEEEADHRVIRLYLSHLMEEGRQATSVNRSISALRTYYKFLQRESLTDQNPLTLIKALKTPKKLPSVMEKDKMVGLLDQMEGAVDSFTDERDYLVLELLFGTGIRLTELLQIKITDIDFYNKNILILGKRNKERLVPVNHTLLEKLKIYIQQLDNQKIDNKTAFLIVTKEGKQAYPKMIYRIVHRYLSLISTQRKKSPHVLRHTFATALLDNGADLNAIKELLGHAGLAATQVYTHNSVERLKSVYKQAHPKA is encoded by the coding sequence ATGTATCAGCAGCGGTTTTTAAATTTTTTGCGTTTTGAGAAGCGGTATTCCAATCATACGATTGAAGCTTACACGCATGAATTGAATGTCTTTTTTACTTTTCTTCAGGATCAGGGTGTTCCGGAGGAGGAGGCAGATCATCGCGTTATACGGCTTTATCTGTCGCATCTCATGGAAGAGGGGCGGCAGGCAACTTCTGTAAACCGATCTATTTCGGCTTTGCGTACTTATTATAAATTTTTACAACGGGAATCTTTGACAGATCAGAATCCTTTGACTTTAATCAAAGCACTGAAGACTCCGAAGAAATTACCTTCTGTAATGGAAAAAGATAAGATGGTCGGTTTGCTGGATCAGATGGAGGGAGCGGTAGACTCGTTTACCGATGAGCGGGATTATTTGGTTTTGGAGCTGCTTTTCGGAACAGGTATACGTTTGACAGAGTTATTACAAATAAAGATTACAGATATTGATTTTTATAATAAAAATATCCTTATATTAGGGAAAAGGAACAAGGAAAGACTTGTACCTGTCAACCATACACTTTTAGAAAAACTAAAGATCTATATCCAGCAATTGGATAATCAAAAAATTGACAACAAAACTGCGTTCTTAATTGTTACTAAAGAAGGGAAACAGGCATATCCAAAGATGATCTACCGGATCGTTCATCGGTATTTAAGTCTGATCTCTACACAGCGTAAAAAAAGCCCGCACGTACTGCGGCATACATTTGCTACAGCTCTGCTGGATAATGGAGCAGATCTGAATGCAATAAAAGAGTTATTAGGACATGCCGGATTGGCGGCCACTCAGGTGTATACGCACAATTCGGTAGAGAGATTAAAATCAGTTTACAAACAAGCCCATCCAAAGGCTTAA
- the hpf gene encoding ribosome hibernation-promoting factor, HPF/YfiA family, protein MNITVQSIKFDADQKLVDFIKKKTSKLEQFLDSIIEGVCYLRLENVDDEENKVVELKLNIPGNQLFAKAQAKSFEEATDVAVESIRRQINKHKTKTRTATSNHKELLNSEEEEY, encoded by the coding sequence ATGAACATTACTGTGCAATCCATTAAATTTGATGCAGATCAAAAACTTGTAGATTTCATTAAAAAGAAAACATCCAAGTTAGAGCAGTTTTTAGATAGCATAATCGAAGGTGTATGTTATCTGAGACTGGAAAATGTAGACGACGAAGAAAATAAGGTGGTAGAACTTAAATTGAATATTCCGGGAAATCAATTGTTTGCCAAAGCACAGGCAAAGAGCTTTGAAGAAGCTACAGATGTCGCTGTGGAATCCATAAGAAGGCAGATTAATAAACATAAGACGAAGACACGAACTGCTACAAGCAATCATAAAGAATTACTCAATTCGGAAGAGGAAGAGTATTAA
- a CDS encoding peptidylprolyl isomerase PrsA family protein, translated as MKKLFLGIWVCFMALMYSCTNPSDNLTISEENISEITLPEESEMYGRAVAEEIRIIVTNLNKKGYNFSEIENKKEVEEFYKEVYSASSNPGLESTEPTPLNIDPVAIQSTQQELTVTQSKVISQIMDAYEELKSGHEFKQRLISISNNVYKTVPKIEQERVFNIISVVYYGMAEIQLLEDKGEIVRRNQNNLSNNNIQGVQSFSDDGYTDSLRNCRRQRSAFGVVIGYVNSFGEQAVKVTRVAGATLGAYLILWCKVDEQADLIGHCAEVYSRCINSRNPEWLKENTYGKSKCETCRNDCVRQGGWPCGFNFYD; from the coding sequence ATGAAAAAACTATTTTTAGGAATTTGGGTGTGTTTTATGGCACTAATGTATAGCTGTACCAATCCCAGTGATAATTTAACAATATCTGAGGAGAATATATCAGAGATTACTTTGCCTGAAGAAAGTGAAATGTACGGGAGGGCTGTGGCTGAGGAAATCCGGATTATAGTTACTAATTTGAATAAGAAAGGTTACAATTTTTCTGAAATAGAAAATAAAAAAGAGGTTGAAGAGTTCTATAAAGAAGTATACAGCGCCAGTTCAAATCCGGGTCTTGAGTCGACTGAACCCACACCGTTAAATATTGATCCTGTAGCTATTCAAAGCACTCAGCAAGAACTAACAGTGACGCAGAGCAAGGTTATCAGTCAGATTATGGATGCTTATGAAGAACTGAAATCGGGTCATGAATTTAAACAAAGATTAATAAGTATCAGTAATAATGTATATAAGACCGTTCCAAAGATAGAACAAGAACGTGTTTTCAATATTATTTCAGTTGTTTATTATGGCATGGCTGAAATTCAGTTACTGGAAGATAAAGGTGAAATTGTTCGTCGTAATCAAAATAATCTTTCAAATAATAATATCCAGGGAGTTCAATCATTCTCTGACGATGGTTATACAGATAGTTTAAGAAACTGCAGAAGACAACGATCTGCATTTGGTGTTGTTATTGGTTATGTAAATTCTTTTGGCGAACAAGCGGTGAAAGTTACGCGGGTAGCAGGAGCGACACTGGGAGCCTATCTGATTTTGTGGTGTAAAGTAGATGAACAGGCTGACCTGATAGGGCATTGTGCTGAAGTGTATAGCAGATGTATAAACAGTCGTAATCCGGAATGGTTAAAAGAAAATACGTATGGTAAATCAAAATGCGAAACGTGTAGAAATGACTGTGTTCGTCAGGGAGGTTGGCCCTGTGGTTTTAATTTTTATGATTAA
- a CDS encoding DUF6686 family protein — protein MIAKICPLAEVEEVFMTTQGAVYQCSRKNNYWLDFQGKTTSFSVSDFFCFKRKVDAIDVDAMLHDASRTSDFEIIMPFRTERCFILSVQDVLELRDILNGAKFMIELNSVVRSCLRTCPAPVLVG, from the coding sequence ATGATAGCAAAAATTTGTCCATTAGCTGAAGTAGAAGAGGTCTTTATGACCACTCAGGGCGCGGTGTATCAGTGTAGCAGAAAGAATAACTACTGGCTGGATTTTCAGGGCAAGACCACTTCTTTCAGTGTGTCAGATTTCTTTTGTTTTAAAAGAAAGGTAGATGCTATTGATGTGGACGCTATGCTTCATGATGCTTCACGTACTTCGGACTTTGAGATTATTATGCCTTTCCGCACAGAAAGATGCTTTATATTGTCTGTACAGGATGTTCTCGAACTGAGAGATATTCTGAATGGCGCTAAATTTATGATTGAGCTGAATAGTGTAGTCAGATCCTGTTTACGTACCTGCCCTGCACCTGTTCTGGTCGGATAA
- a CDS encoding ferritin: MKDLLKLKSSLAQEIENILNAQIKVEAHSSALYLAMSSWCDDQGLDFSSDFFAKQSNEEREHMLKLFNYINNRGGRAVSPEITGIPTDFESFRSVFEQTLEQEMFVTEQFNLIADKCMKAKDYVTFNFVQWFLEEQVEEEYVARRILEMFDVIGEEGTGRWEIDKHVNKVALGAE, translated from the coding sequence ATGAAAGATTTATTGAAATTAAAATCATCTTTAGCACAAGAGATCGAAAATATATTAAATGCACAAATCAAAGTTGAAGCTCATTCTTCAGCACTTTACCTTGCTATGTCATCATGGTGTGACGATCAGGGACTGGATTTCAGTTCAGACTTTTTCGCAAAACAGTCTAATGAAGAGCGTGAGCATATGTTGAAATTATTCAATTATATCAACAATAGAGGTGGTCGTGCAGTTTCTCCTGAAATTACAGGTATTCCTACAGACTTTGAATCATTCAGAAGTGTTTTCGAGCAAACGCTTGAGCAGGAAATGTTTGTGACAGAGCAATTCAATCTGATCGCTGACAAATGTATGAAAGCTAAAGATTACGTTACTTTTAACTTTGTTCAATGGTTCCTGGAGGAGCAGGTTGAAGAAGAGTATGTAGCGAGACGTATTCTGGAAATGTTTGACGTTATTGGTGAAGAAGGAACCGGACGTTGGGAAATTGACAAACATGTAAACAAAGTAGCACTTGGTGCAGAATAA